One Takifugu rubripes chromosome 2, fTakRub1.2, whole genome shotgun sequence genomic region harbors:
- the LOC115248875 gene encoding leucine-rich repeat, immunoglobulin-like domain and transmembrane domain-containing protein 3, with amino-acid sequence MLDLWFPLLDKGQAQRRILGLQDNPWICDCQISMLMSLSMSLGSPVVLMDQLLICSRAVGQSTILLTPVQFSHCMRPSIQPAATRVISPLGSNVILRCDATGYPTPALAWIKTSAYTDCCQEAIADSSLQLPRFLESFMQDSPRVGVRWSIIILNGLSYEDAGEYRCQARNMAGISEALIKLKVVGVTSSSHLPKRKSVKTGAKASSKYRRPSKAGSLSVKDQQVRTNVTSSYLNREQLLTF; translated from the exons ATGTTGGACCTTTGGTTTCCTCTCCTGGATAAAGGACAAGCTCAAAGAAGAATTCTGG GTCTCCAGGACAATCCCTGGATATGTGACTGCCAGATCTCTATGCTGATGTCATTGTCCATGTCTTTGGGGAGCCCTGTGGTTCTCATGGACCAGCTCTTGATCTGCAGTAGAGCTGTGGGGCAATCCACGATACTGCTGACCCCAGTACAATTCTCTCACTGTATGCGGCCTTCCATCCAGCCTGCAGCCACCAGGGTCATCTCTCCACTGGGCAGCAATGTTATTCTCCGTTGTGATGCCACCGGCTATCCAACACCTGCCCTAGCCTGGATCAAAACCTCAGCCTACACAG ACTGTTGCCAAGAAGCCATTGCTGACAGCTCCCTCCAGCTGCCCAGGTTTTTGGAGAGTT ttATGCAGGATTCTCCTCGCGTGGGGGTTCGGTGGTCCATCATCATCCTGAATGGATTATCATACGAGGATGCAGGTGAATATCGCTGTCAGGCACGTAACATGGCTGGAATATCTGAAGCGCTGATTAAACTGAAAGTGGTgggagtcaccagctcatcccACCTTCCAAAGAGAAAGTCGGTAAAGACTGGAGCAAAAGCATCATCCAAATACAGAAGGCCGTCGAAAGCTGGCTCCCTCTCTGTGAAGGACCAACAGGTACGAACAAATGTCACATCAAGCTACCTTAACAGGGAACAGCTGCTAACCTTCTGA